A genome region from Desulfuromonas sp. includes the following:
- the tsaE gene encoding tRNA (adenosine(37)-N6)-threonylcarbamoyltransferase complex ATPase subunit type 1 TsaE: protein MRQWAHETASPEETRRLGQLLGELIAGPQRIYLRGDLGAGKTCFVQGLARGLGVSPAEPVTSPSYTLMNAYSGRLQLFHFDLYRLAHPEDLEDLDLTEYLHGTGVAVVEWAERMPGSDQEGLMVDLEYEDECARSLIFRARGVGAESLLEQLASHWTQGRAAQ, encoded by the coding sequence ATGCGGCAGTGGGCCCATGAAACGGCATCGCCGGAAGAGACGCGCCGTCTCGGGCAACTGCTTGGTGAGCTGATAGCCGGGCCGCAACGCATTTATCTGCGCGGTGACCTGGGCGCGGGCAAGACCTGCTTTGTTCAGGGGCTGGCCCGGGGCCTCGGGGTTTCTCCCGCTGAACCCGTCACCAGTCCCTCTTACACCCTCATGAATGCGTATAGCGGTCGTCTGCAGCTTTTTCACTTCGACCTCTATCGCCTCGCCCATCCCGAGGACCTGGAAGACTTGGACTTGACCGAGTATCTGCACGGAACCGGGGTGGCGGTGGTGGAGTGGGCGGAGCGGATGCCCGGTTCGGACCAGGAAGGCCTCATGGTCGATTTGGAATACGAGGATGAATGTGCCCGGAGTCTGATCTTCCGGGCGCGGGGGGTGGGGGCGGAGAGCTTGCTGGAGCAACTGGCGTCCCATTGGACGCAGGGGAGAGCTGCGCAATGA
- a CDS encoding dihydrolipoamide acetyltransferase family protein encodes MTTEMTMPKLSDTMEEGTILKWRIKVGDRVTRGEVIAEVETDKAAMEMEAFEDGTVTDLKAKEGDTVPVGTVIAVLSPPGEASGEVPLEETVEEETVEEETVEEETVEEETVEEETVEEETAVKGPSEDVLSSLRPAASPAARRLALEREVDLARLRGSGPGGRIIMADVERAAVTGGPSLAGGSEGEREAQGQPPVKKSVKVRRIVERKMVESWQNIPHFYVTVAVDMTDVIRFRKDLRVSINDFILAAATHSLQEHPWVNSHWVEGESVAQKEIEIAMAVATDRGLYNPVLRDCGSLSLRQISARAKDLADRAHRGKLRPGDLEGGTFTITNMGMLGVESFSAIITPPQAAVLAVGTVKGEVVVDEKGEPGIAPLLRLTLSADHRVLDGADAADFLATLKSYLEAPVTLVTCEDETGRS; translated from the coding sequence ATGACGACTGAAATGACCATGCCCAAGCTGAGCGACACCATGGAGGAGGGGACCATTCTTAAATGGCGCATCAAGGTCGGCGACCGGGTGACCCGGGGGGAGGTCATTGCCGAGGTCGAGACCGACAAGGCGGCGATGGAGATGGAGGCCTTTGAAGACGGGACCGTGACCGACCTCAAGGCCAAGGAGGGGGATACTGTTCCGGTGGGGACGGTGATCGCCGTTCTCTCCCCCCCGGGGGAGGCCTCTGGCGAGGTCCCCCTCGAGGAGACTGTCGAAGAGGAGACTGTCGAAGAGGAGACTGTCGAAGAGGAGACTGTCGAAGAGGAGACTGTCGAAGAGGAGACTGTCGAAGAGGAGACTGCGGTGAAGGGACCTTCCGAAGATGTTCTTTCCAGCCTGCGGCCTGCGGCCTCGCCCGCGGCGCGCCGATTGGCCCTGGAAAGGGAGGTCGATCTCGCAAGGCTGCGGGGAAGCGGACCCGGCGGGCGCATCATCATGGCCGACGTGGAGCGCGCCGCTGTTACCGGCGGGCCATCGCTGGCTGGAGGGTCTGAAGGGGAGCGAGAAGCCCAAGGGCAGCCTCCGGTCAAGAAGTCGGTCAAGGTCCGTCGAATCGTCGAGCGCAAGATGGTGGAGAGCTGGCAGAACATTCCCCATTTCTACGTCACCGTGGCCGTGGACATGACCGACGTTATTCGTTTCCGCAAGGACCTGAGAGTCAGTATCAACGATTTCATCCTCGCCGCCGCAACCCACTCCCTTCAGGAGCACCCCTGGGTCAACAGCCATTGGGTTGAGGGCGAATCGGTGGCGCAGAAGGAGATCGAGATCGCCATGGCCGTCGCCACCGATCGGGGCCTGTACAACCCGGTCCTCCGGGACTGCGGATCTCTCAGTCTGCGACAGATCAGTGCCAGGGCCAAGGATCTGGCCGATCGCGCGCACCGGGGCAAGTTGCGACCGGGGGACCTGGAGGGTGGCACCTTCACCATCACCAACATGGGGATGCTGGGGGTGGAGTCCTTCAGCGCCATCATCACCCCCCCCCAGGCCGCGGTGCTGGCAGTCGGAACGGTCAAGGGGGAAGTGGTGGTGGACGAGAAGGGAGAGCCGGGCATCGCACCCTTGCTGCGCCTGACCCTCTCGGCCGATCACCGGGTTCTCGACGGGGCCGACGCCGCCGATTTCCTGGCGACCCTCAAGAGTTATCTCGAGGCGCCAGTGACCCTGGTCACCTGCGAGGACGAAACGGGAAGGAGCTAG
- a CDS encoding alpha-ketoacid dehydrogenase subunit beta, whose amino-acid sequence MPEMTCREALNQALREEMARDESVFILGEDVGLYEGSFKVTKGLLAKFGERRVLDTPIAEAGFVGLAVGAAMTGLRPVAELMTINFAVVALDQIMNNAAVIPYMFGGQVKVPLTIRTPGGAGHQLGAQHSHSLEPLFMHCPGLRVVVPSVPADAKGLLKSAIRSDDPVMFIEHEGLYAVKGEVPEGDYTVPLGVAEVKRSGTDVTLVTLSRMVYVCLEAAERLAREGVEAEVVDLRGLNTLDMATVLDSVRKTRRAVTVEESWLTGGWGGEIVARVVEEAFDDLDAPMLRVGGADVPMPYAKHLEQAAIPDAAQVVARVREIL is encoded by the coding sequence ATGCCAGAAATGACCTGTCGCGAGGCCCTGAACCAGGCGTTGCGTGAAGAAATGGCGCGGGACGAGTCGGTCTTCATCCTGGGCGAGGACGTGGGGCTTTACGAGGGTTCCTTCAAAGTCACCAAAGGGTTGTTGGCCAAGTTCGGCGAGCGGCGGGTCCTCGACACCCCCATCGCAGAGGCCGGCTTCGTTGGCCTCGCGGTCGGCGCGGCGATGACCGGCCTGCGCCCGGTGGCCGAGTTGATGACGATCAATTTCGCCGTCGTGGCCCTGGACCAGATCATGAACAACGCGGCGGTCATCCCCTACATGTTCGGCGGGCAGGTCAAGGTCCCTCTGACCATTCGCACCCCGGGCGGGGCGGGGCACCAGCTCGGCGCGCAGCATTCCCATTCCCTGGAGCCCCTCTTCATGCATTGTCCGGGCCTGCGGGTGGTGGTTCCATCGGTCCCCGCCGATGCCAAGGGACTGCTCAAGAGCGCCATCCGTTCGGATGACCCGGTGATGTTCATCGAGCACGAGGGGCTCTACGCCGTCAAGGGCGAGGTGCCCGAGGGCGACTACACCGTCCCCTTGGGGGTTGCGGAGGTCAAGCGGAGCGGCACGGATGTCACCCTCGTCACCCTTTCCCGGATGGTCTACGTCTGCCTCGAGGCCGCCGAGCGGTTGGCCCGGGAGGGGGTCGAGGCAGAAGTGGTGGACCTGCGGGGCCTCAACACACTCGACATGGCGACGGTTCTCGATTCGGTGCGAAAAACCCGCCGGGCGGTGACCGTGGAGGAGTCATGGCTGACCGGGGGCTGGGGAGGCGAGATCGTGGCACGGGTCGTCGAGGAGGCTTTCGACGACCTGGACGCACCGATGCTCCGGGTCGGCGGGGCCGATGTCCCCATGCCCTATGCAAAGCACCTGGAACAGGCCGCCATCCCTGACGCCGCACAGGTTGTGGCCCGGGTCAGGGAAATCCTTTGA
- a CDS encoding 3-hydroxyacyl-CoA dehydrogenase NAD-binding domain-containing protein, which produces MGRHILITVEEGIARVTLDAPEEKVNILNAAFLAEFDSIAGELAARRDLQGALVLSAKKGGFIAGADIGAIEGVTDPAAGTALAREGQRIFDRWAALPFPVVAAIHGHCMGGGTEFALACHGRVAADDAAIALPETRLGILPGFGGTQRLPRLISVQKALDMVLSGRTMGAEEASRTGLVDAVVPKDRLLERATELVREAANDRRRIEAARKTKRGGLRNLLLERTAPGRALLFRVAEKNLRQKIGRHYPAPLKALEVMRKGLGMPLKQGLELEALELGRLIITPECKNLINVYHLSQRPKKGAELAAEPLEIRKAAVLGAGVMGGGIAQLIASKKISVILKDIRPEAVEKGLDHAREIFTRKFAKKGLGEEAVIKNMGFITVTTSYREFEGVDLVVEAVVENMGVKQAVLKEVEETLSEASLIATNTSALSVTELQKVSARPQRVGGLHFFNPVDRMPLVEVVRGEQTSEQTAATLFATAVRLGKTPIIVADRPGFLVNRLLVAYLLEAVMLAEAGVERVSLDKRVKDFGLPMGPFRLIDEVGIDIAAEVGTTLAGAFPYLATCPLLERAVESGLVGKKGGAGFYLYHGEHSAGSNPEADILLGLRPEREATGEDVERLLYLILNEAGRCLEEQVAIAPEDVDTGMVFGAGFPPFLGGPCRWADNRGLQGVVLSL; this is translated from the coding sequence ATGGGCCGTCATATCCTCATCACCGTAGAAGAAGGCATCGCCCGGGTCACCCTGGACGCGCCGGAGGAAAAGGTCAACATCCTCAATGCCGCCTTCCTCGCCGAGTTCGATTCCATCGCAGGAGAGCTGGCCGCCCGCAGGGACCTGCAGGGCGCGCTCGTTCTCAGCGCAAAAAAGGGTGGATTTATCGCCGGGGCCGACATCGGGGCCATCGAAGGTGTCACCGACCCGGCGGCAGGGACCGCCCTGGCCCGGGAAGGGCAGCGCATCTTCGACCGCTGGGCCGCCCTGCCCTTTCCGGTGGTAGCCGCCATTCACGGCCACTGCATGGGGGGGGGCACTGAATTCGCCCTGGCCTGCCACGGGCGCGTTGCCGCTGACGACGCGGCCATCGCCCTGCCAGAGACCCGCCTGGGGATCCTGCCGGGCTTCGGCGGCACCCAGCGCCTGCCCCGGCTGATCTCCGTCCAGAAGGCCCTCGACATGGTGCTCAGCGGCCGAACGATGGGCGCTGAAGAGGCGTCCCGAACCGGCCTGGTCGATGCCGTTGTCCCCAAGGACCGTCTGCTGGAGCGGGCAACGGAGTTGGTCCGCGAAGCGGCCAACGACAGGCGACGGATTGAGGCTGCCCGAAAAACAAAACGGGGAGGGCTGCGAAACCTTCTCCTTGAAAGGACCGCCCCGGGACGAGCGCTCCTGTTCAGGGTTGCAGAAAAGAATCTCCGACAAAAGATAGGGCGCCACTACCCCGCCCCCCTGAAAGCCCTGGAGGTCATGCGCAAGGGTCTCGGCATGCCCCTGAAACAGGGCTTGGAACTGGAGGCCCTGGAACTCGGACGCCTGATCATCACCCCCGAGTGCAAGAACCTCATCAACGTCTACCATCTGTCCCAGCGCCCCAAGAAGGGGGCGGAGCTTGCAGCCGAACCACTGGAAATTCGCAAGGCGGCCGTCCTCGGAGCCGGAGTCATGGGGGGGGGCATCGCCCAGCTTATCGCCTCGAAAAAAATCTCCGTCATCCTCAAGGACATCCGCCCCGAGGCTGTGGAGAAGGGGTTGGACCACGCCCGGGAGATTTTCACCCGCAAATTCGCAAAGAAAGGCCTGGGGGAGGAGGCGGTTATTAAAAACATGGGTTTCATCACCGTAACAACCAGCTACCGGGAGTTCGAGGGTGTCGATCTCGTGGTCGAGGCGGTGGTCGAGAACATGGGGGTGAAACAGGCGGTCCTTAAGGAGGTAGAGGAAACGCTTTCGGAAGCATCCCTGATAGCGACTAACACCTCAGCCCTCTCGGTCACTGAGCTGCAGAAAGTTTCAGCCCGCCCTCAGCGGGTCGGGGGCCTGCATTTCTTCAACCCCGTTGACCGCATGCCGCTGGTGGAAGTGGTCCGCGGTGAACAGACCTCGGAACAGACCGCTGCCACCCTCTTCGCAACGGCCGTGAGGCTTGGGAAAACCCCTATCATTGTCGCCGACCGCCCAGGGTTCCTGGTCAACCGCCTGCTTGTCGCCTACCTCCTGGAAGCCGTTATGCTGGCCGAAGCGGGGGTGGAACGGGTCTCCCTGGACAAAAGGGTCAAGGACTTCGGACTGCCCATGGGGCCTTTCCGCCTCATTGACGAAGTAGGAATCGATATCGCCGCGGAGGTGGGGACAACACTCGCAGGGGCCTTTCCATACCTGGCAACCTGCCCCTTGCTGGAGCGGGCTGTCGAAAGCGGCCTTGTCGGCAAGAAAGGGGGGGCGGGTTTTTACCTCTACCACGGAGAGCACAGCGCGGGATCGAACCCGGAGGCCGACATTCTGCTTGGCCTGCGCCCCGAAAGAGAAGCCACTGGAGAGGACGTAGAGAGGCTGCTTTACCTCATACTCAACGAGGCGGGCCGCTGTCTGGAGGAACAGGTGGCCATCGCCCCGGAGGACGTCGATACCGGAATGGTCTTCGGAGCCGGTTTTCCGCCGTTCCTTGGAGGACCCTGTCGCTGGGCGGACAACCGGGGCCTACAGGGAGTCGTTCTGTCTCTGTAA
- the pdhA gene encoding pyruvate dehydrogenase (acetyl-transferring) E1 component subunit alpha, with amino-acid sequence MKAKTERARLEPRELLAMYRDMVRIREFEEACPKLYSQGKMGGFLHLYSGQEAVAVGVAHAIHSDDYMIGAYREHGLLLAKGAHPGGVMAELFGKATGVSKGKGGSMHLCDAERRFLGGYGIVGGHLPIAVGIGYSIFYRQGDEVVVCLFGDGATNQGVFHEAMNMAALYRVPVVFLCENNGYGIGTSGLRASAVEQLYKKSCAYETPGVKVDGMDVLAVYETVRRAVQRAREGEGPSYIEALTYRFRGHSISDPGTYRSEQEKKIWLERDPIPNFAAWLISEGHANRGEVEDIDAEQREVIAEAVRFAEQSPDPDLSELWTDVYVES; translated from the coding sequence ATGAAAGCGAAGACGGAAAGGGCCCGGCTCGAGCCGCGGGAACTGCTGGCCATGTATCGTGACATGGTACGTATCCGGGAGTTCGAGGAGGCCTGTCCCAAGCTCTACAGCCAGGGCAAGATGGGGGGGTTCCTGCACCTTTACAGCGGTCAGGAAGCCGTCGCCGTCGGGGTGGCCCATGCCATTCACAGCGACGACTACATGATCGGCGCCTACCGGGAACACGGCCTGCTCCTTGCCAAGGGAGCCCACCCCGGCGGGGTTATGGCCGAGCTTTTCGGGAAGGCTACGGGGGTGAGCAAGGGCAAGGGCGGGTCGATGCACCTCTGCGATGCCGAGAGGCGGTTTCTGGGCGGTTACGGCATTGTCGGAGGGCATCTGCCCATAGCGGTCGGCATCGGATATTCCATCTTCTATCGGCAGGGCGACGAGGTGGTGGTCTGCCTGTTCGGAGACGGCGCAACCAATCAGGGGGTCTTTCACGAAGCCATGAACATGGCCGCCCTGTACCGGGTGCCGGTGGTTTTCCTCTGCGAGAACAACGGCTACGGCATCGGCACGAGCGGTTTGCGGGCCAGTGCCGTGGAGCAGCTGTATAAAAAAAGCTGCGCCTACGAGACCCCCGGTGTCAAGGTGGACGGGATGGACGTCCTGGCCGTCTACGAAACGGTTCGCCGGGCGGTGCAGCGAGCCCGGGAGGGGGAGGGGCCGAGTTACATCGAGGCCCTGACCTACCGCTTCCGAGGGCACTCGATCTCGGACCCGGGGACCTACCGCAGCGAGCAGGAGAAGAAGATCTGGCTGGAGCGCGATCCCATTCCAAACTTCGCCGCATGGCTGATCTCGGAGGGCCACGCAAACCGTGGGGAAGTCGAGGATATCGATGCCGAGCAGAGGGAGGTGATTGCCGAGGCGGTCCGCTTCGCGGAGCAGAGCCCTGATCCCGATCTCTCAGAGTTGTGGACCGACGTCTACGTCGAATCCTGA
- the lpdA gene encoding dihydrolipoyl dehydrogenase gives MKEFDVAIVGAGPGGYVAAIRAAQAGACVCLIEDDEVGGTCLNRGCIPTKALYSTARLMHHIRSAGEHGIRVGELGFDFPQAARRKDQVVEKLVRGVEQLLKGHGVEVFRGRASLEGEGRIRIRRAEVVGHIRARRIILATGSLPARPKGLPVDGKNVLTSNEILAMKDLPRSLLVVGGGYIGCEFASIFSAFGTKVTVVELLPTLLGHTDRLAVREVEKSLREAGVAVHTGTAVEALDVVEGGVKVRLGGGESLVVEKALVAVGRVPNSHGLGLEESGVRLENGAVAVDDRMATSAEGVYAIGDVTGGIQLAHVASYQAGVAVTNALGGDARADYRVVPSTLFTLPEIGQVGLSEAACKEKGIETRVGRFAYQASSKALCAGEVRGSVQVVSDRGDGKILGAAVVGDEASTLIAEVAAAMSGWMTAVELGEVIHSHPTLPEMIKEAAEDTAGRAVHKVGRKAGRAPAKKA, from the coding sequence ATGAAAGAGTTCGATGTTGCCATTGTCGGGGCCGGCCCCGGCGGATACGTGGCCGCCATTCGCGCCGCCCAGGCGGGCGCTTGCGTTTGCCTGATCGAGGACGACGAGGTCGGCGGGACCTGCCTGAATCGGGGGTGCATTCCGACCAAGGCTCTCTACAGTACCGCCCGTCTGATGCACCATATCCGTTCGGCGGGCGAGCACGGCATTCGGGTTGGCGAGCTTGGATTCGATTTTCCCCAGGCCGCCCGTCGCAAGGACCAGGTGGTGGAGAAGCTGGTCCGCGGGGTGGAACAACTTCTCAAGGGACACGGGGTCGAGGTCTTCCGCGGCCGCGCCTCCCTCGAGGGCGAGGGGAGGATTCGCATCCGCAGGGCCGAGGTCGTGGGGCATATCCGGGCCAGGCGTATCATCCTCGCCACGGGGTCACTCCCTGCCCGTCCGAAGGGCCTTCCCGTGGACGGGAAAAATGTTTTGACCAGCAATGAAATTCTTGCTATGAAGGATCTGCCCCGCAGCCTGCTTGTTGTCGGCGGCGGTTATATCGGGTGCGAGTTTGCCAGTATTTTTAGCGCCTTTGGCACCAAGGTCACCGTTGTCGAGTTGTTGCCGACTCTGCTGGGCCATACCGACCGGCTGGCCGTGCGGGAAGTGGAGAAGTCCCTGCGAGAGGCCGGGGTTGCCGTTCACACAGGGACGGCCGTCGAGGCTCTGGACGTGGTCGAGGGAGGGGTCAAGGTTCGCCTCGGCGGCGGTGAGAGTCTGGTTGTCGAGAAGGCTCTGGTGGCCGTTGGCCGGGTGCCCAACAGTCATGGCCTCGGTCTCGAGGAGTCTGGCGTTCGCCTCGAAAATGGCGCCGTGGCTGTGGATGACCGCATGGCGACATCCGCCGAAGGGGTTTATGCCATCGGGGATGTCACCGGGGGGATTCAACTGGCTCACGTGGCCTCCTACCAGGCCGGGGTGGCCGTCACCAATGCCCTGGGGGGGGATGCCCGGGCCGACTACCGTGTCGTTCCCAGCACTCTTTTCACCCTTCCCGAAATCGGCCAGGTCGGCTTGAGCGAGGCCGCCTGCAAGGAGAAGGGGATCGAGACCCGGGTCGGGCGATTCGCCTACCAGGCATCGAGCAAGGCTCTGTGTGCCGGAGAGGTGCGGGGGTCGGTGCAGGTCGTGTCTGACCGGGGGGATGGAAAAATTCTCGGGGCTGCGGTCGTCGGGGACGAGGCGTCGACCCTGATCGCCGAGGTCGCTGCCGCCATGAGCGGCTGGATGACCGCCGTCGAACTCGGGGAGGTGATCCATTCCCATCCCACCCTGCCGGAGATGATAAAAGAGGCCGCCGAGGACACAGCAGGGCGCGCCGTGCACAAGGTGGGGCGTAAAGCGGGACGGGCCCCGGCAAAGAAGGCATGA
- a CDS encoding helix-hairpin-helix domain-containing protein — MTSPRGTTLLVFILLSLFAWIGGRGTFQSEGPPAFFVEPQGEVWVKFREGFPSQGIHQISDGSSIRSVIKVTGLPLAFDIVGDPCLDFPLQAGATLDIRVVEGEIVAVKRGWMSATERIALNIPLHPERMTLEDWEALPGIGESLARRIEEDRQKNGDFGALEGVKRVKGVGPKRLERWKMYF; from the coding sequence TTGACGTCTCCCCGCGGGACGACCCTGCTGGTGTTTATTCTTTTGTCCCTGTTTGCCTGGATCGGCGGCCGGGGGACCTTCCAAAGTGAAGGTCCCCCGGCTTTTTTCGTGGAACCACAGGGTGAGGTATGGGTGAAATTTAGGGAGGGGTTTCCTTCGCAAGGAATTCACCAAATTTCTGACGGTTCGTCGATCCGAAGCGTCATTAAAGTGACGGGTCTTCCCCTGGCGTTCGACATCGTTGGGGATCCCTGCCTGGACTTCCCCCTGCAAGCGGGGGCGACCCTGGATATCCGAGTCGTGGAAGGGGAAATTGTCGCAGTTAAGAGGGGTTGGATGAGTGCGACAGAGCGTATCGCTCTCAATATCCCCTTGCATCCCGAACGCATGACACTGGAGGACTGGGAGGCATTGCCCGGAATAGGGGAGAGTCTGGCCCGAAGGATCGAAGAGGATCGTCAAAAAAATGGCGATTTCGGCGCCCTTGAGGGGGTAAAAAGGGTTAAGGGGGTCGGCCCTAAGCGCCTTGAACGCTGGAAAATGTATTTTTAA
- the cimA gene encoding citramalate synthase gives MNLIRLYDTTLRDGTQAEDVSFLVADKIRIAQKLDELGIHYIEGGWPGSNPKDIAFFKEIKKVSLNQAKIAAFGSTRRAKSTPDKDNNIQTLIQADPDTVTIFGKTWDFHVREALRISLEENLELINDSLEYLKSHVGEVVYDAEHFFDGYKANPEYAIKTLQAAQEAKVDCIVLCDTNGGTMPYEIPGIIAEVQKTISTPLGIHTHNDGECAVANSLVAVDCGIVHIQGTINGFGERCGNANLCSIIPALRLKMGKECVTDEQLQRLREISRTIYELANLVPNKHQAYVGNSAFAHKGGVHVSAIQRHPETYEHIRPERVGNVTRVLVSDLSGRANILAKAEQFNINLDSKDPVTLEILEDIKEMENKGYQFEGAEASFDLLMRRALGTLRHYFSVIGFRVIDTKRHEDEIPMSEATVQVKVGGKIEHTAAEGHGPVNALDNALRKALENFYPQLKQMRLLDYKVRVLPAGKGTASITRVLIESGDKTSRWGTVGVSDNIIDASYQALVDALHYKLLKDQES, from the coding sequence ATGAACCTGATCCGACTGTACGACACGACCCTGAGGGACGGGACCCAGGCCGAGGATGTTTCCTTCCTGGTGGCCGACAAGATTCGCATCGCCCAGAAGTTGGACGAACTGGGGATTCACTACATCGAGGGCGGCTGGCCCGGATCCAACCCCAAGGACATCGCCTTTTTCAAGGAGATCAAGAAAGTCTCCCTGAACCAGGCCAAAATCGCAGCATTCGGTTCCACCCGGAGGGCGAAGTCGACGCCGGACAAGGACAACAATATCCAGACCCTGATCCAGGCCGACCCGGACACGGTCACCATCTTCGGCAAGACCTGGGACTTTCACGTCCGCGAAGCCTTGCGCATCAGTCTCGAGGAGAACCTGGAACTCATCAACGACTCCCTGGAGTATTTGAAGAGCCACGTGGGCGAGGTCGTCTACGACGCCGAGCACTTCTTCGACGGGTACAAGGCCAACCCCGAGTACGCCATCAAGACCCTGCAGGCGGCCCAGGAGGCCAAGGTCGACTGCATTGTGCTGTGCGACACCAACGGCGGCACCATGCCCTATGAAATCCCCGGCATCATCGCCGAGGTGCAAAAGACCATCTCCACTCCCCTTGGAATCCATACCCACAACGATGGCGAGTGTGCCGTGGCCAACTCCCTGGTGGCGGTGGACTGCGGCATCGTTCATATCCAGGGGACCATCAACGGTTTCGGCGAGCGCTGCGGCAATGCCAACCTGTGCTCCATCATTCCCGCTCTGCGCCTCAAAATGGGCAAGGAATGCGTCACCGACGAACAACTGCAGCGGCTGCGCGAGATTTCCCGCACCATCTACGAGCTGGCCAACCTGGTCCCCAACAAACACCAGGCCTATGTCGGCAACTCCGCTTTCGCCCACAAGGGGGGGGTTCACGTTTCGGCCATTCAGCGCCATCCCGAAACCTACGAGCACATTCGGCCGGAACGGGTGGGGAACGTCACCCGGGTCCTGGTTTCCGATCTCTCCGGGCGCGCCAACATCCTGGCCAAGGCCGAGCAGTTCAACATCAACCTCGACAGCAAAGACCCCGTCACCCTGGAGATCCTCGAGGACATCAAGGAGATGGAGAACAAGGGCTACCAGTTCGAGGGGGCCGAGGCCTCCTTCGACCTGCTCATGCGCCGCGCCCTGGGGACCCTCCGCCACTACTTCTCGGTCATCGGCTTCCGGGTCATCGACACCAAGAGGCACGAGGACGAGATACCCATGTCCGAAGCCACGGTGCAGGTCAAGGTCGGGGGCAAGATCGAACACACCGCCGCAGAGGGACACGGTCCGGTCAATGCTCTGGACAACGCCCTGCGCAAGGCCCTGGAAAACTTCTACCCCCAACTCAAGCAGATGCGCCTGCTCGACTACAAGGTCAGGGTCCTGCCAGCCGGCAAGGGGACGGCTTCGATTACCCGGGTTCTGATCGAGTCCGGGGACAAGACATCCCGCTGGGGAACGGTGGGGGTGAGTGACAACATCATCGACGCCTCCTATCAAGCCCTGGTCGATGCCCTGCACTACAAGCTTCTTAAGGACCAGGAGAGCTGA
- a CDS encoding CBS domain-containing protein produces MRKAKDIMTKAVHTVTEETGVEELARLFQEKGVSALPVVDDAGGLRGVVTETDLVAQDKPLHIPTVISLFDWVLYLESEKSFREEVKRITAQKVGDICSRDVATCTPETSVSAIAELMVEKKAHLIPVVEGKKLVGVVARLDIIRAMGA; encoded by the coding sequence ATGCGCAAAGCTAAGGACATCATGACAAAAGCGGTTCACACGGTGACCGAAGAGACGGGGGTGGAGGAATTGGCTCGCCTCTTTCAGGAAAAGGGCGTCAGCGCCCTGCCTGTTGTCGACGACGCCGGGGGGCTGCGGGGGGTGGTTACGGAAACCGATCTGGTCGCCCAGGACAAGCCCCTCCACATCCCGACGGTGATTTCACTTTTCGACTGGGTTCTTTACCTGGAGAGCGAAAAGAGTTTCCGCGAGGAGGTCAAACGCATTACCGCCCAAAAGGTTGGCGATATTTGCTCCCGGGACGTGGCCACCTGTACGCCTGAGACTTCGGTGAGCGCCATCGCCGAACTGATGGTGGAAAAGAAGGCCCACCTCATCCCGGTGGTCGAGGGAAAGAAGCTGGTCGGGGTGGTGGCCAGGTTGGACATCATTCGCGCCATGGGCGCCTAG